The DNA window AATCTACATCTATTTATGACTCGAAATCTAATGCACCTGACAGATCGACATCGCAAACAGCCACATCATGTTCGTTTCTAACGTGCATATAGCCAATTGTTTGATGGGGGGTCAACACAGTTACAGGATTTACAGGATTCATGAAAACGTAACTTAGAAAAGTTAGCAAACCTATTCTTTAACTCTAACAATACTTGACGATTCCTCGCGTTCACTACTAAGATAAAATTGGTCAAAATTCTACAAATCCCACTTCACAAGTGGAATCCATGAAATGATAATTGCGGCAAATAACCATACGTCCCTATATAACCATCCACAACGAACGTGGCAAGGCGAGCTCAGTGAAACTGAAGCATCCGAATCCTCGACAACATGCTGGTAaatcttcattttattcacaTGATACGTAAGAGTTCTCCCACGATGCGTCATAGTATCTTAACTGAAGACGAAATAGTTGAAACGGGAGAAGTAAGCAGTTAATCTGCCGTTGATGTGGAAAGGGGAACTCCAACCATCGacgcacacacacagacacacaaaTACGTACATACACACAATACGTGCCACTACACCACGCCCATCGAATGTGTCCACATCAAAAAGCTCCCATGACGAACAAACGGAATCGGAGATGACACTTTAAAGCCGATGTCGCATAACGGGAGTGTTGTACGCGTCAATCCATTGTCGTAGTACATATTATTAGTGCATTCGCGATGAAATGGTCTTCTCTGGatgtgaggagaaaaaaaacaacgcggAAGTtgagaaaacatcaacatccaGAGAACAGAGCAACAACGGATGGAACAGCTGTCGCATCACCAGCCGGAATCGTTGAACGATGGACGGTTCCATCCGAGCAGGTATTGACGTTAGGGCACGAAATTCTTCACCGAAGACAACATGCGGAGATGAGCCACAGATTGGCTGGGGGTTTGTTATTGTTGTAGTGCTTCTAgtcaatttttctattttctttcttccttcttcattaATCTACTTTTGACAGGAAAGATTGAAAGTAGCTGAAATAGATGGGAAATGTGCAAAATGTCATCTATTGACGAGTGTGAATGTGAGAAGCTCATTTTTAGCGGTGAAGATGCGAAATAAATGATTGACATGACAATTGCAGCGGATTTTTCTtcgggaaaaaagaagtttgtgGAGTTTGTTCGAGTTCTGAATTCACTATTTTGCGGTCAGCATGTTTCGCGTATCATATGAATCGATCAGAATGCTTCGTATATGGAGGCGagtatttcattattttcctacAATTCATCCTT is part of the Necator americanus strain Aroian chromosome V, whole genome shotgun sequence genome and encodes:
- a CDS encoding hypothetical protein (NECATOR_CHRV.G17760.T1) gives rise to the protein MKWSSLDVRRKKTTRKLRKHQHPENRATTDGTAVASPAGIVERWTVPSEQVLTLGHEILHRRQHAEMSHRLAGGKIESS